A portion of the Halobacterium zhouii genome contains these proteins:
- a CDS encoding FAD-dependent oxidoreductase has translation MTAHGPDDGTTGEQTSVWLDTTPETDYGSLSQDVTVDTAVVGGGIVGVTTAFELAEAGQSVALVERDHVLTGVTGHTTAKLTAQHGLVYRYLLDEFGRRRARQYATANQTAIDDVEARVEDLGIDCDFERTAAYTYTESADDREQYRSEADAASALGLPASYTESLPEELDAAGAVQFDDQARFHPRKYLLALADEVDDGDSHVFERTTAVDVEDGDPCRVTTDRGTVMADDVVLATHFPIHDRALYFARMHPKRSYVLAVELENDPPDGLYYRPGDPYFSVRPVSTAERTVLVGGQNHRTGTGGSTEARYRRLERSARDAFDVASIRYRWSTQDQVSVDRVPFVGLHAPFADHVYVATGFGGWGMTNGTAAGRVLSDLVLEGESPWQEVYRPTRFEATASTRALLSHGAATAKHLVGDRFEHQSKEDVRALGRGDAGMFEVEGDRVAVYRDDDGEVHAVSAVCTHMGCLVHWNDAHRTWDCPCHGSRFDHDGSVIDTPAVDGLEEYDGALSALESTDRT, from the coding sequence ATGACTGCCCACGGACCCGACGACGGCACGACCGGAGAGCAGACGTCGGTCTGGCTCGACACCACGCCGGAGACCGACTACGGCTCGCTGTCCCAGGACGTCACGGTCGACACCGCTGTCGTCGGCGGCGGCATCGTCGGCGTGACGACAGCGTTCGAACTCGCCGAGGCCGGGCAGTCGGTGGCGCTCGTCGAACGCGACCACGTTCTCACGGGCGTGACGGGCCACACCACCGCGAAACTCACGGCCCAGCACGGCCTCGTCTACCGCTACCTCCTCGACGAGTTCGGGCGGCGGCGCGCCCGCCAGTACGCGACGGCGAACCAGACCGCCATCGACGACGTGGAAGCCCGGGTCGAGGACCTGGGCATCGACTGTGATTTCGAGCGGACGGCGGCGTACACGTACACCGAATCCGCCGACGACCGAGAGCAGTACCGCTCGGAGGCCGACGCTGCGAGCGCGCTCGGCCTTCCGGCGTCGTACACGGAGTCACTGCCCGAGGAACTCGACGCCGCAGGCGCCGTCCAGTTCGACGACCAGGCCCGGTTCCACCCCCGGAAGTACCTGCTCGCGCTCGCGGACGAGGTAGACGATGGCGACAGCCACGTCTTCGAGCGAACGACCGCCGTCGACGTGGAGGACGGCGACCCGTGTCGCGTCACCACCGACCGCGGAACGGTGATGGCCGACGACGTCGTGCTGGCGACGCACTTCCCGATTCACGACCGCGCGCTGTACTTCGCGCGGATGCACCCGAAGCGCTCGTACGTGCTCGCAGTAGAACTCGAGAACGACCCACCGGACGGGCTGTACTACCGGCCCGGCGACCCCTACTTCTCCGTTCGGCCGGTGTCGACCGCCGAGCGGACGGTGCTCGTGGGCGGACAGAACCACCGCACGGGGACCGGCGGGAGCACCGAGGCGCGGTACCGGCGACTCGAGCGGAGCGCACGGGACGCGTTCGACGTGGCGTCGATTCGCTACCGGTGGTCGACCCAGGATCAGGTGTCAGTCGACCGCGTCCCGTTCGTCGGCTTGCACGCGCCGTTCGCCGATCACGTCTACGTCGCGACCGGGTTCGGCGGGTGGGGGATGACGAACGGCACCGCTGCCGGGCGGGTGCTTTCGGACCTCGTGTTGGAGGGGGAGTCGCCGTGGCAGGAGGTGTACCGCCCAACCCGGTTCGAGGCGACTGCGTCGACGCGCGCGCTACTCAGCCACGGAGCGGCGACTGCGAAGCACCTCGTCGGCGACCGGTTCGAGCACCAATCGAAGGAGGACGTGCGTGCGTTGGGGCGCGGCGACGCCGGTATGTTCGAGGTGGAGGGCGACCGAGTTGCGGTCTACCGCGACGACGACGGCGAGGTACACGCGGTGTCCGCGGTCTGCACGCACATGGGGTGTCTCGTCCACTGGAACGACGCCCATCGGACCTGGGACTGTCCGTGTCACGGCTCCCGGTTCGACCACGACGGGAGCGTCATCGACACGCCCGCCGTGGACGGACTCGAGGAGTACGACGGTGCGCTGTCGGCCCTCGAGTCGACCGACCGGACGTGA
- a CDS encoding HalOD1 output domain-containing protein → MKDNDHYSTVEHIDRVDWSGDVTPSTTIVEAVARARNCRPTDLESLDKTIDTDALNALFAPRHDGTQRGSGSISFSYSDRDVTVFSDGQIVVDES, encoded by the coding sequence ATGAAAGACAACGATCACTACTCCACAGTCGAACACATCGACCGAGTCGACTGGTCGGGCGACGTGACACCGAGCACCACCATCGTCGAGGCCGTCGCGCGCGCTCGGAACTGCCGCCCGACCGACCTGGAGAGCCTCGACAAGACCATCGACACCGACGCGCTGAACGCCCTGTTCGCCCCGCGCCACGACGGCACGCAGCGAGGCAGCGGGTCGATCTCGTTCTCGTACAGCGACCGGGACGTCACCGTGTTCAGTGACGGCCAGATCGTCGTCGACGAATCGTGA
- a CDS encoding DUF6789 family protein, giving the protein MLWSVYHGVVGGLVATAVMTVYRLPVFHALPPTSEFWATYLGDEDADSYPLRGLLLHAAYGAGAGGVFGALFAVVAERFPSRRGVVGVSTGVAYGLLLSVFGSRVLFERVLDDELEGDSALVFHVGHAIYGATLGTWLSTRDSVEDVYD; this is encoded by the coding sequence ATGCTCTGGTCGGTGTATCACGGCGTCGTCGGTGGACTCGTCGCCACCGCCGTCATGACGGTCTACCGACTGCCCGTCTTCCACGCTCTGCCGCCGACGTCGGAGTTCTGGGCGACGTACCTCGGCGACGAGGACGCCGACTCCTACCCCCTTCGAGGGCTCCTGTTACACGCCGCCTACGGGGCGGGCGCCGGCGGCGTGTTCGGCGCGCTGTTCGCCGTCGTCGCCGAGCGATTCCCCTCCCGACGAGGAGTCGTCGGCGTCAGCACCGGGGTCGCGTACGGGCTCCTCCTCTCGGTCTTCGGCTCTCGCGTCCTCTTCGAACGCGTACTCGACGACGAACTCGAAGGCGACAGCGCGCTCGTCTTCCACGTCGGGCACGCCATCTACGGAGCCACCCTCGGAACGTGGCTGAGCACGCGAGACTCGGTCGAAGACGTGTACGACTAA
- a CDS encoding PQQ-dependent sugar dehydrogenase, translating into MAEPNEAGEPTEKVENSEETNWTTSRRSVLAGIGGAGVAFGLSGMLNTQETAEYRLDGRVSAWIGRSPEAISGQENPTLDLQAGTEYELTWENVDGQPHNFVIRSESGNTLVRSEIISEQGATQTVTFTATPEMATYLCEVHPTTMVGDVAVSGSMQTTQQPQTEQPPAGGGFFDQGTEVGTQMVATGMTAPTDFAYPEDGSGRQFVTDQTGQVWIITDDGRMEEPFINIQERMVELGQFYGLYASPDQAYDERGLLGLAFHPNFAENRKFYLHYSAPPTQELIDINWDHIEVLSEFTANEDMTSADPESERKLLSIPSPQYNHDAGPMAFGPDGYLYYPMGDGGGANDDFYGHAPDWYETNNGGNAQDLVTNMMGDIMRIDVDSQEGEKPYGIPDDNPFVDVEGVYDEIYAYGFRNPFGISFDSEGNLFQADAGQNLWEEANVVEKGGNYGWNVKEGTHCFSTANPSDPEAITECPDTAPSDAPYNGAELKDPIVEYPHVYQGNRVGVVIVGGHRYEQSTISGLQGKYIFGEYNGNPAGQAPGGRVLAATPPENIGQGGDGGGTQTTEAPGNETAGNETSMETTADGGTTMGNETTMGNETTTMETTDAGGNQTTDGVPPEGPEVVPRDELWQMEELVFAGDFQWYVRMFGRGRDGEIYVLVSKSGVPEGNSGSVLKLVPPEQDESGGAAGTTEAPGNETTGNETTMGNETVTGNDTVTGKGTTENGATNDTAGNETLNGNDSENGNSGGGVATGMETPGFGVLTSAAAALGTGAMLLNRGSDDDEE; encoded by the coding sequence ATGGCAGAACCAAACGAGGCTGGTGAGCCAACGGAGAAGGTGGAGAACAGTGAGGAGACGAACTGGACGACGTCGCGGCGGAGCGTTCTCGCGGGCATCGGTGGTGCGGGCGTCGCGTTCGGCCTCTCCGGCATGCTCAACACGCAGGAGACAGCGGAGTATCGGCTGGACGGACGCGTATCGGCGTGGATTGGACGGTCGCCGGAGGCGATCTCCGGACAGGAGAACCCGACACTCGACCTGCAGGCGGGCACCGAGTACGAACTCACGTGGGAGAACGTCGACGGGCAGCCCCACAACTTCGTCATCCGGAGTGAGAGCGGGAACACGCTCGTGCGCTCGGAGATCATCAGCGAGCAGGGCGCGACACAGACGGTGACGTTCACGGCGACGCCGGAGATGGCGACGTATCTGTGTGAGGTCCACCCGACGACGATGGTGGGTGACGTGGCGGTGAGCGGATCGATGCAGACGACCCAGCAGCCACAGACCGAGCAGCCGCCGGCGGGCGGCGGATTCTTCGACCAGGGCACCGAGGTCGGCACGCAGATGGTCGCGACGGGCATGACGGCTCCCACGGACTTCGCGTACCCGGAGGATGGGAGCGGGCGGCAGTTCGTCACCGACCAGACCGGGCAGGTGTGGATCATCACGGATGACGGCCGGATGGAGGAGCCGTTCATCAACATCCAGGAACGGATGGTGGAACTCGGACAGTTCTACGGGCTGTACGCGAGTCCGGACCAGGCCTACGACGAACGTGGCCTGCTCGGTCTCGCGTTCCACCCGAACTTCGCGGAGAACCGCAAGTTCTACCTCCACTACTCGGCGCCGCCGACCCAGGAGCTCATCGACATCAACTGGGACCACATCGAGGTGCTCTCGGAGTTCACGGCCAACGAGGACATGACGAGTGCGGACCCCGAGAGCGAGCGCAAACTCCTCAGCATCCCGTCGCCCCAGTACAACCACGACGCGGGGCCGATGGCGTTCGGGCCGGACGGCTACCTCTACTACCCGATGGGGGACGGTGGCGGCGCGAACGACGACTTCTACGGGCACGCGCCCGACTGGTACGAGACGAACAACGGTGGCAACGCCCAGGACCTCGTGACGAACATGATGGGGGACATCATGCGCATCGACGTCGACAGCCAGGAGGGCGAGAAGCCCTACGGCATCCCGGACGACAACCCGTTCGTCGACGTGGAAGGCGTCTACGACGAGATCTACGCGTACGGGTTCCGGAACCCGTTCGGCATCTCCTTCGACAGCGAGGGCAACCTGTTCCAGGCCGACGCCGGCCAGAACCTCTGGGAGGAGGCCAACGTGGTCGAGAAGGGTGGCAACTACGGCTGGAACGTCAAGGAGGGGACGCACTGCTTCAGCACCGCGAACCCGAGTGACCCGGAGGCCATCACGGAGTGTCCGGACACCGCGCCGAGTGACGCGCCGTACAACGGCGCGGAGCTCAAGGACCCCATCGTGGAGTACCCGCACGTCTACCAGGGGAACCGCGTCGGCGTGGTCATCGTCGGCGGACACCGCTACGAGCAGTCCACCATCTCCGGCCTCCAGGGCAAGTACATCTTCGGGGAGTACAACGGCAACCCCGCCGGGCAGGCGCCGGGCGGGCGCGTGCTCGCGGCGACGCCCCCGGAGAATATCGGTCAAGGCGGCGACGGCGGCGGCACCCAGACCACAGAGGCGCCGGGCAACGAGACGGCGGGGAACGAGACGAGCATGGAGACGACGGCCGATGGTGGAACGACGATGGGCAACGAGACCACCATGGGCAACGAGACGACGACCATGGAGACCACGGACGCTGGTGGGAACCAGACCACCGACGGCGTGCCGCCGGAGGGCCCGGAGGTCGTTCCGCGGGACGAACTCTGGCAGATGGAGGAACTCGTGTTCGCGGGCGACTTCCAGTGGTACGTCCGGATGTTCGGGAGGGGACGCGATGGCGAGATCTACGTCCTCGTCAGCAAGAGCGGCGTGCCCGAGGGCAACTCGGGATCCGTTCTGAAACTCGTGCCGCCGGAGCAAGACGAGTCCGGCGGAGCGGCCGGCACCACGGAGGCTCCCGGCAACGAGACGACGGGTAACGAGACCACCATGGGCAACGAGACGGTGACCGGTAACGACACGGTGACCGGCAAGGGAACGACGGAGAACGGCGCGACCAACGACACCGCCGGAAACGAGACCCTGAACGGCAACGACTCCGAGAACGGCAACAGCGGCGGGGGCGTCGCGACCGGGATGGAGACGCCCGGGTTCGGCGTGCTCACGTCCGCGGCCGCGGCCCTCGGCACCGGCGCGATGCTGCTCAACCGGGGTAGCGACGACGACGAGGAGTGA
- a CDS encoding Na+/H+ antiporter NhaC family protein has product MAPGIEAGVLSLVPALLAISLAWRTRDALIGLFIGVVAAGVVYGALNPSYVGVPADLVSVGPQLAEVYPQAEDGSPWTVSLGGVLLGALFGLKAVPEIIATAPLFGSWYVENVLLALFAIGGMIGLMIRSGAIQGVLEALAARVENTADAEKAAFLAGIAIHIDDYFNCLVVGSMMRPLTDTYNVSRAKLAYYVDSAGSPAARLAFYSTWGAAMVGFIGAGLEQAASQGTLPPSMGEFVNNGSAVTGAVWPLFFNTLFTGFYSWFALGIAALVAWQVVPNVFEMGEEEERAHAGDGVVGPDDDPMISEEMDEYEMYEGATPDWRNFAVPIATMIIVGLGAMFWRSSPVLYVEGATGTTLLQVFGWQLVTPPAGPLSFNIGGVQLGVASFAAFALAFVMYRAQGNIPSNDDATSAALVGFKGILLAAIILMFASSIQNAVTVLGIATFITTTFGGIPAFVVPVTVFLVTSFVSFSDGSSWSTYGIMFPVAIPLAFATGANLPLVLGAVFSGGIFGDHTSPISDTTVLASSTSGSDHMVHVRTQIPYALASAALAAFLFLVLGIVVPEGFQIVPY; this is encoded by the coding sequence ATGGCACCAGGCATCGAGGCCGGCGTGTTATCGCTCGTTCCAGCGCTACTCGCTATCAGTCTTGCCTGGCGAACCCGAGACGCGCTCATCGGGTTGTTCATCGGAGTGGTGGCTGCTGGCGTGGTGTACGGTGCGCTGAACCCCTCGTACGTCGGTGTTCCGGCGGACCTCGTGTCCGTGGGACCACAGCTCGCGGAGGTGTACCCGCAGGCCGAAGACGGCAGTCCGTGGACGGTCAGCCTCGGCGGCGTCCTTCTCGGCGCGCTGTTCGGCCTGAAGGCGGTCCCCGAGATAATCGCGACGGCGCCGCTGTTCGGCTCGTGGTACGTCGAGAACGTGTTGCTCGCGCTGTTCGCTATCGGAGGCATGATCGGTCTGATGATCCGGTCGGGCGCGATTCAGGGCGTCCTCGAGGCGCTCGCAGCGCGCGTCGAGAACACCGCTGACGCGGAGAAGGCGGCGTTCCTCGCGGGCATCGCCATCCACATCGACGACTACTTCAACTGTCTGGTGGTCGGCTCGATGATGCGTCCGCTGACCGACACGTACAACGTGTCGCGCGCGAAACTCGCGTACTACGTCGACTCCGCGGGGTCGCCGGCGGCGCGCCTCGCGTTCTACTCGACGTGGGGGGCGGCGATGGTTGGGTTCATCGGCGCCGGCCTGGAGCAGGCCGCGAGCCAGGGGACACTTCCTCCCAGTATGGGTGAGTTCGTGAACAACGGCTCTGCGGTGACCGGGGCGGTGTGGCCGCTGTTCTTCAACACGCTGTTCACGGGATTCTACTCGTGGTTCGCGCTCGGCATCGCGGCGCTCGTGGCGTGGCAGGTCGTTCCGAACGTCTTCGAGATGGGCGAGGAAGAAGAGCGCGCACACGCCGGCGACGGCGTCGTCGGCCCGGACGACGACCCGATGATCTCCGAGGAGATGGACGAGTACGAGATGTACGAGGGCGCGACCCCGGACTGGCGGAACTTCGCGGTCCCCATCGCGACGATGATCATCGTCGGTCTCGGCGCGATGTTCTGGCGGTCGAGCCCCGTGCTGTACGTCGAGGGCGCGACCGGCACGACGCTCCTCCAGGTGTTCGGCTGGCAACTCGTCACACCGCCCGCGGGGCCGCTGTCGTTCAACATCGGCGGCGTCCAGCTTGGCGTCGCGTCGTTCGCCGCGTTCGCGCTGGCGTTCGTCATGTACCGCGCGCAGGGCAACATCCCCTCGAACGACGACGCGACGAGCGCCGCACTCGTCGGCTTCAAGGGTATTCTGCTCGCGGCCATCATCCTGATGTTCGCGAGTTCCATCCAGAACGCGGTGACGGTGCTCGGCATCGCGACGTTCATCACCACGACGTTCGGCGGGATTCCCGCGTTCGTCGTGCCGGTGACGGTGTTCCTCGTGACGAGTTTCGTCAGTTTCTCCGACGGGTCGTCGTGGTCGACGTACGGTATCATGTTCCCAGTCGCCATTCCGCTGGCGTTCGCGACGGGGGCGAACCTGCCGCTGGTGCTCGGCGCGGTGTTCAGCGGCGGCATCTTCGGTGACCACACGTCCCCCATCAGCGACACCACGGTGCTCGCGTCCTCGACGTCCGGCAGTGACCACATGGTCCACGTTCGGACCCAGATCCCGTACGCGCTCGCGAGCGCTGCGCTCGCCGCGTTCCTCTTCCTCGTGTTGGGGATTGTCGTGCCGGAAGGATTCCAGATAGTTCCGTACTGA
- the rdfA gene encoding rod-determining factor RdfA has protein sequence MTDADTPDETRCKVGRLIVTYDLQEMGAHLERRWTGAGEERASLRTLADEFNRQLLRVALANAGHNPVEQDVTTTYEVLTDDDVSEGARTQKRLELSRDGVDVDSLLGDFVSHQAVHTYLRRYRGAERESDAADQIESDVETLRRLQARTGSVTADAVERSASTERIDVGEFDVLVNVRVLCQDCGADYEAVELLERGGCDCESDRRSTQS, from the coding sequence ATGACCGACGCTGACACCCCCGACGAGACCCGGTGCAAGGTCGGTCGCCTCATCGTCACGTACGACCTCCAGGAGATGGGGGCACACCTGGAGCGTCGCTGGACCGGCGCGGGCGAGGAACGCGCGAGTCTCCGCACGCTCGCCGACGAGTTCAACCGCCAACTCCTCAGGGTCGCGCTCGCGAACGCCGGCCACAACCCCGTCGAGCAGGACGTTACGACCACCTACGAGGTGCTCACCGACGACGACGTCAGCGAGGGCGCGCGCACCCAGAAGCGCCTCGAATTGTCGCGTGACGGCGTCGACGTCGACTCGCTACTCGGGGACTTCGTCTCCCACCAGGCCGTCCACACGTACCTCCGGCGGTACCGCGGCGCGGAGCGCGAGAGCGACGCCGCAGACCAGATCGAGAGCGACGTGGAGACGCTCCGGCGACTCCAGGCACGAACGGGGTCCGTGACGGCCGACGCCGTCGAGCGTTCCGCGTCGACCGAGCGCATCGACGTCGGGGAGTTCGACGTGCTCGTGAACGTCCGCGTGCTCTGCCAGGACTGCGGCGCGGACTACGAGGCCGTCGAGTTGCTGGAACGCGGTGGCTGTGACTGCGAGTCTGACCGCCGGAGCACGCAGTCGTGA
- a CDS encoding DUF1328 domain-containing protein: MIPSLAPTRSGAAFVLSSLTPLQVFSGDFLYYAIVFFVLAILAALLGARGIAGMSMEIARILVLIFLVLAVISLLL, encoded by the coding sequence ATGATACCATCGCTCGCCCCAACCCGTTCCGGCGCCGCGTTCGTACTGTCGTCCCTGACACCGCTGCAGGTGTTCTCCGGGGACTTCCTCTACTACGCCATCGTGTTCTTCGTACTCGCGATACTCGCCGCGCTGCTCGGCGCGCGCGGCATCGCCGGCATGAGCATGGAGATCGCGCGCATTCTCGTGCTCATCTTCCTGGTGCTCGCGGTAATCTCGCTGTTGCTCTAG
- a CDS encoding archaea-specific SMC-related protein codes for MDESADRQPGARLHARNVGGIEEATVALEPGVNVLEGRNATNRTSFLQSVMAALGSRNASLKGDAEEGRVELDLHGERYERTLTRVDGDVVFGGDGVLDDPDLADLFAFLLESNEARRAVEHGDDLREIIVRPVDTASLHAEIERLEDEKREIDSTLADLEDVASRQANREQRVDELESERADVRERLADAREDLDDADDAGESPALEELKEARADLEDLRFRLRTERESLESLRDQRADLEAERDSLPEGDTDVDALDDRIDDLRGEREELESTVNDLQGIIRFNEEMLEDASAVGGALADGQQASGEDHRSDGGTVTDALVADSEERVCWTCGTTVATSRIEETVDQLTELREQKLSRKSDVADELEALTERRREAEATRERYEEVTASIEDVEDEIEEREARVADLEDEREELETTVADLEAATEADDEAGTALETAKRVNELEVELERVESDLADARETVAELTERLAEREDLEERRAEVVAELTSLRERVDRVEENAVEAFNDHMETVLDLLAYDNIERIWIERTTTTVREGRETVERSDFDLHVVRASDGAAYEDSVDHLSESEREVTGLIFALAGYLVHNLHETVPFVLLDSLEAIDSERVAALVEYVAEHAEFLVVALLPEDAAAVDCVDNRVEEI; via the coding sequence ATGGACGAGTCCGCGGACCGACAGCCCGGGGCACGCCTCCACGCGAGGAACGTCGGCGGCATCGAGGAGGCGACCGTCGCCCTCGAACCGGGCGTGAACGTGCTGGAGGGTCGAAACGCGACGAACCGCACGTCGTTCCTGCAGTCCGTGATGGCGGCCCTCGGGAGCCGGAACGCGAGCCTGAAGGGCGACGCCGAGGAGGGACGCGTCGAACTCGACCTCCACGGCGAGCGCTACGAGCGGACACTCACTCGGGTCGACGGCGACGTGGTGTTCGGCGGCGACGGCGTGCTCGACGACCCGGATCTCGCGGACCTGTTTGCGTTCCTGCTGGAGTCGAACGAGGCGCGGCGCGCCGTCGAGCACGGCGACGACCTCCGCGAGATCATCGTGCGACCCGTCGACACGGCCAGCCTCCACGCCGAGATAGAGCGCCTGGAAGACGAGAAGCGGGAGATAGATTCGACGCTCGCGGACCTCGAGGACGTCGCGTCCCGGCAGGCGAACCGTGAGCAACGCGTCGACGAACTCGAGAGCGAGCGCGCTGACGTCCGCGAACGCCTCGCCGACGCGCGCGAGGACCTCGACGACGCCGACGACGCCGGGGAGTCGCCCGCGCTCGAGGAACTGAAGGAGGCACGCGCGGACCTCGAGGACCTCCGCTTCCGACTGCGAACGGAGCGGGAGAGCCTGGAGTCGCTGCGCGACCAGCGCGCTGACCTCGAAGCCGAGCGCGACTCGCTCCCCGAGGGCGACACCGACGTGGACGCGCTCGACGACCGGATCGACGACCTCCGCGGGGAGCGCGAGGAACTGGAGTCAACCGTGAACGACCTCCAGGGAATTATCCGGTTCAACGAGGAGATGCTCGAGGACGCGAGTGCGGTCGGCGGAGCGCTCGCGGACGGACAGCAGGCGTCCGGGGAGGACCATCGTTCGGACGGTGGCACGGTCACCGACGCGCTCGTCGCGGACAGCGAGGAGCGCGTCTGCTGGACGTGCGGGACGACCGTGGCGACGTCACGCATCGAGGAGACCGTCGACCAGCTCACGGAGCTCAGAGAGCAAAAGCTCTCCCGGAAGAGCGACGTCGCCGACGAACTCGAGGCGCTCACCGAGCGGCGCCGCGAGGCCGAAGCGACCCGGGAGCGCTACGAGGAGGTGACGGCCTCGATCGAGGACGTAGAGGACGAGATCGAGGAGCGCGAGGCCCGCGTCGCCGACCTCGAGGACGAGCGCGAGGAACTGGAGACGACCGTCGCCGACCTCGAGGCGGCGACGGAGGCAGACGACGAGGCCGGGACGGCACTCGAGACCGCGAAGCGCGTGAACGAACTTGAGGTCGAACTCGAGCGCGTCGAATCCGACCTCGCGGACGCCCGGGAGACGGTCGCGGAGCTGACCGAGCGGCTCGCCGAGCGCGAGGACCTCGAGGAACGCCGGGCGGAGGTCGTCGCCGAACTGACGTCGCTCCGGGAGCGCGTGGACCGCGTCGAGGAGAACGCCGTCGAAGCGTTCAACGATCACATGGAGACCGTCCTCGACTTGCTAGCGTACGACAACATCGAGCGCATCTGGATCGAGCGCACGACGACGACCGTCCGCGAGGGCCGGGAAACCGTCGAGCGGAGCGACTTCGACCTGCACGTCGTGCGCGCGAGCGACGGCGCGGCCTACGAGGACTCGGTCGACCACCTCTCCGAGAGCGAACGCGAGGTCACCGGCCTCATCTTCGCGCTCGCTGGCTACCTCGTCCACAACCTCCACGAGACCGTGCCGTTCGTGCTCCTCGACTCTCTGGAGGCCATCGACAGCGAGCGCGTCGCCGCGCTCGTGGAGTACGTGGCCGAGCACGCGGAGTTCCTGGTCGTCGCGCTCCTGCCGGAGGACGCCGCGGCCGTCGACTGCGTGGACAACCGAGTCGAGGAGATCTGA
- a CDS encoding acyl-CoA dehydrogenase family protein, which translates to MDFGLTDEQKAIRDEVRRFGENEIVPVATEYDEAEKYPYDVMEKAAEAGLLGPSIPLEYGGAGYSPVETAIIVEELFAADPGIGLCISSAGFGAEAIIAFGTDDQKERWLPQIASGEAIMGSAISEPDVGSDVSSVSTSAEKDGDEWVINGNKMWITNGSVGDFYVVLCQTDPEASGRYNGFSQIVVESDRDGFEADKITGKLGIRASDTAELIFDDVRVPEENLVGTRGGGFLQQMQFFDETRTMVAAQGVGIARGAAERALEYAQEREQFDRPISEFQAIEHKLAEMHTQTEAARTLTQKSAWSVEHEDGQLTALASMAKEFASRIAVEVADEAVQIHGGAGYVNDFDVERFYRDAKITQIYEGTTEIQKNIIARELLE; encoded by the coding sequence ATGGACTTCGGACTGACCGACGAGCAGAAAGCTATCCGGGACGAGGTGCGCCGGTTCGGCGAGAACGAAATCGTGCCCGTGGCGACCGAGTACGACGAGGCAGAGAAGTATCCCTACGACGTCATGGAGAAGGCCGCGGAGGCCGGCCTGCTGGGGCCGAGTATCCCTCTCGAGTACGGCGGCGCGGGCTACTCCCCGGTGGAGACGGCCATCATCGTCGAGGAACTGTTCGCGGCTGACCCCGGCATCGGGCTCTGTATCTCCAGCGCCGGGTTCGGCGCGGAAGCCATCATCGCGTTCGGCACCGACGACCAGAAGGAGCGCTGGCTCCCCCAGATCGCGTCCGGCGAGGCCATCATGGGCTCGGCCATCAGCGAACCCGACGTCGGCTCCGACGTCTCCAGCGTCTCCACGAGCGCCGAGAAGGACGGTGACGAGTGGGTCATCAACGGCAACAAGATGTGGATCACGAACGGCTCCGTGGGTGACTTCTACGTCGTGCTCTGCCAGACCGACCCCGAGGCCAGCGGCCGGTACAACGGCTTCAGTCAGATCGTCGTGGAGTCCGACCGCGACGGCTTCGAGGCGGACAAGATCACGGGGAAACTCGGAATCCGAGCGTCTGACACCGCGGAACTCATCTTCGACGACGTGCGCGTCCCCGAGGAGAACCTCGTCGGCACCCGCGGCGGCGGGTTCCTCCAGCAGATGCAGTTCTTCGACGAGACGCGCACGATGGTCGCCGCCCAGGGCGTCGGCATCGCCCGCGGCGCGGCCGAGCGCGCCCTCGAGTACGCCCAGGAGCGCGAGCAGTTCGACCGCCCCATCTCGGAGTTCCAGGCAATCGAGCACAAGCTAGCAGAGATGCACACGCAGACCGAGGCCGCGCGCACGCTCACCCAGAAGTCCGCGTGGAGCGTCGAACACGAGGACGGACAGCTGACGGCGCTCGCGTCGATGGCCAAGGAGTTCGCGTCCCGAATCGCCGTCGAGGTGGCCGACGAGGCCGTCCAGATCCACGGCGGCGCGGGCTACGTCAACGACTTCGACGTCGAGCGGTTCTACCGCGACGCGAAGATCACCCAGATCTACGAGGGGACCACGGAGATCCAGAAGAACATCATCGCCCGCGAACTGCTGGAGTAG